From a single Centropristis striata isolate RG_2023a ecotype Rhode Island chromosome 14, C.striata_1.0, whole genome shotgun sequence genomic region:
- the agr2 gene encoding anterior gradient protein 2 homolog codes for MIKAALSIFLVLAAMSSAFGKYIPKSGKRVPQTLSRGWGDQLIWAQTYEEGLYWSRSRGKPLMVLFHLENCPHSQALKKVIADDYNIQKMLDEDFIVLNLMYETTDKHLSPDGEYVPRILFVDPSMTVRADLNGPYSNRLYTYETGDLKHLKRNMETAKKLLKTEL; via the exons ATGATCAAAGCAGCGTTGTCCATATTCTTGGTTCTGGCAGCCATGTCTTCCGCCTTTGGGAAATACATCCCAAAATCTGGCAAGAGAGTCCCCCAGACCCTTTCCAGAG GTTGGGGTGATCAGCTGATCTGGGCTCAGACCTACGAGGAGGGTCTCTACTGGTCCCGGTCAAG AGGCAAGCCTCTGATGGTCCTCTTCCACCTTGAGAACTGCCCACACAGCCAGG CACTGAAAAAGGTTATCGCTGACGACTACAACATCCAGAAAATGCTTGATGAGGACTTTATCGTCCTCAATCTGATG TATGAGACCACGGACAAACATCTGTCTCCTGATGGAGAGTATGTTCCCAGAATCCTGTTTGTCG ACCCCTCAATGACAGTGAGGGCCGACCTCAACGGTCCCTACTCGAACCGCCTGTACACCTATGAGACCGGTGACCTCAAACACT tgAAGCGCAACATGGAGACAGCTAAGAAGCTTCTGAAGACTGAGCTGTGA
- the tspan13b gene encoding tetraspanin-13b, translating into MGCTGFTCSKHSLCALNILYVMVSLLMIGIAAWGKWFGLVSSFQVVGGIIGVGVFLFFVALAGLIGAMKHHQVLLFFYMIVLFMVFIVQFSVSSACLAINSNQQEQLLEVGWNNSQSTQRDVEKSLNCCGFKQVDPNLTCDAACFPNHSCLPCADKIQEHAGEVLHFVGGIGLFFSFTEILGVWLTYRYRNQKDPRANPSAFL; encoded by the exons ATGGTGAGCCTGCTGATGATCGGCATCGCAGCATGGGGGAAGTGGTTTGGTCTGGTCTCCAGTTTCCAGGTGGTTGGAGGCATCATTGGTGTGGGCGTCTTCCTCTTCTTTGTGGCCCTGGCAGGCCTCATCGGGGCCATGAAGCATCACCAGGTTCTGCTCTTCTTC TACATGATCGTCCTGTTCATGGTGTTTATTGTGCAGTTCTCTGTTTCCAGTGCCTGTTTGGCCATCAACAGTAATCAACAG GAACAGCTGCTGGAAGTGGGATGGAATAACTCTCAGAGCACTCAGAGGGATGTGGAGAAGAGTCTTAACTGCTGTGGCTTCAAACAGGTGGACCCAAACCTCACCTGTGATGCT gCTTGTTTCCCCAACCATTCCTGTCTGCCCTGTGCAGATAAGATCCAGGAGCATGCTGGAGAGGTTCTTCACTTTGTAGGAGGGATCGGACTCTTTTTCAGCTTCACCGAA ATTCTTGGAGTGTGGCTCACATATCGCTACAGGAACCAGAAGGACCCCAGAGCGAATCCCAGTGCTTTCCTGTGA